DNA sequence from the Leptospira limi genome:
CCAAGTGACGGAAGTGTACCAACTTTCCCCTTCAGAACTCAAAATCATCTATGAATTAAAGAACCAATCAGAAGAAGAATTTCCCTTTTCACTTGGAATCCATCCCTATTTCCGTTGGAACGAAGAAGAAAGTATCGATGATCTATTTCTCATCGGATCTGGATTCCACCAAATCAAACTGGGAGATTACCTTTTACCGGAACGCGTATTAGGTGGTGAGTTGTTACTCAATGGTGAGTTGCCACTGATGGGAAAAAGTTTGGATGATTTGTATGGAGCGACTGGAAATGAAACTCCTTACATTGGTCTTTTTTCGATGAACAAAAAGGAGAAGTTACTTATCTCAGGTGGGAACTTTTACCAAGTATACACTCCACAAGATAGAAGGTCAATTGCGATTGAACCGATGACAAGCACTGGCAATTTTTTACATTTCCCTGGTGCAAATCCTAGTCTAATCAAAGCACATTCCGAAAAAAAAATCGAATTTTCGATTCGTTTGGATCAATTCTAAAAAAAAATATTCTCTTTATCGAACAAACTGTCTAACAAAAAAAAAGAGGATAGTTCCCCAATGTCAGATGCCCTAGTGAATACTTGTAAACAAATTAGTAAAAACCTTTTGGAAATCAAATATTTCGCAGAGAAAAAAAACACTAGTAGAACTTCTGTTTACCGAGCTTTACAAGACCAAAAAATCAATGAAGTAGTGATTGGAAAAAATTCACGTTTCATTATTTTAGATGATGCTGCGAAGAAATGGAAACCTGGTAGACAGGCCTAAATTCAAATTCTTCTCCATGTAAGTTGGATTCAATCCAATCTGTTGTTTCTCCTTCATTCCATTGGTTCCAAATTTCATTTGGAATCAGCGATCGGATAGAAGTTGGGACCAGTGGTTTTAATCCAAAAAAAGGTAACAAGTATTCGTCAGTTTGGTTTTCGAATAGATAACCTAAAAAACTAAAATAAACCTTACCTAAGCTTTTGTCCAAATGAGTGTCTCTAGTTTTGATGTAACACTCACCAAATTTTGGGTAAGGTGCTTTAAACGTTTTTTTATGAAATCTGTATTGGATTCCCTTTAAATACCCAAGCCTGAGTATCAGTTTGGATGCCCCCGAAACCATTTGTAAATGGCGATGTTCGATTGGGCTATTGAACCCATCCATATCCAAACTGGCATTCACAATGATTACATTGCCTAAATCTAATTGTAAAGGTTCCTTCCACCATTGTTCTATGGATTCCCAAACCTTTGGTTTGGTTTTCGGCTTTGTTTTATTTTCGATGTTTGATCGTAAAATGTCTGTTAAGTGAGACTTCTTCTTTTTTCCAAATGACTTGGGAAATAAAAAAAAGGAAATCGAATCCAAAATTGAGAACGCATACAAAAAATCGAAGGAAACACTCGAATGAGACAATGCTTCTGGTTTGGTTTTCCATGAAGTGACTTGGTAGGGAAAGAAGTTCTGAAATCCCGATTCTTCCCAATCGAGAATCCTTTTTTGTAATTTGGTTTCTACCATAGGGAGATGTTCTAAGGAAATCGAGAGTTCAAATGTTTTTGGGAATTTCCACATCTTTTATACCAATCGGTCGATCTATGATAACAAGATGAATGATTTAGCCTTTGAGAATCAAAGTTTTTTATGGGGAAATGAAGCAGGGCCGATACGGATCCTTTCGGAATACCTACATCCCAAGGCGGAGTTCAATGAACATGGAATTACCGATACCATTGTTGTTTTTGGTTCTGCGAGGATCCCGTCTCAGGAAAAAATCCAAACCGAAAATCCTTCTCCCTTAGAAGGTCTTAGCCCATACTACGAAGAAGCCAGAGAATTTTCCCGATTGATTTCAGAATGGGCAGAAGTTTTAAAGTTGGATGTCCCGAATCGGAATTTGCTCATTTGCACAGGAGGTGGACCTGGGATCATGGAAGCAGGGAACCGAGGTGCCAAAGAAGCAGGGGCAAAATCGGTTGCGTTAAACATCGTCCTTCCTCACGAACAACACCCGAATCCGTATGTGAACAAAGAACTTACGTTTGAGTTTCATTACTTTTTTATGCGTAAACTTTGGTTTATGAAAACATGCCGAGGGATGATTGCATTTCCTGGTGGATTTGGGACCTTTGATGAATTATTTGAAACCCTTACCCTTGTCCAGACTGGAAAAAAAAGTAGGATTCCCATCCTTCTCTATGGAACTAAATTTTGGACGGAAGTGATCAATTTCAAAAAATTAGCGGAGATGAAGCTGATTTCGGAAGAAGACCTCCATTTATTTGGATTTGCTGACAGTCCAGTTGAAGCACTTCGATTCTTTCAGGAAAAGATTCGTTTCGAATTGACCCATTCTGAGGGTACAAAAACATAGCGAAACAAGGTAATAATTATGGCTAGAACATGTGTAGTAACCGGAAAAGGAACAACGGCAGGGAACAACGTATCCCATTCTCATAAAAAGAATCGCCGTATCTGGAAGGTGAATGTGATCACAAAAAAAATCTTCTTGGAAGACGAGAACCGTTGGGTTCGCGTTAAGATTTCTAC
Encoded proteins:
- a CDS encoding aldose 1-epimerase, with protein sequence MHQLKTKYSSFGTEPTGGGQWLHLNLHSPVDGSTVSVVAGHKAPDPFFASGSFLMFPWVNRLEPNPWAREPFYPSIHWLTDGNGIPLHGLFHNLPRTILSDTQGDLESTVKFSMDIPETWEGTLLSKIQVTEVYQLSPSELKIIYELKNQSEEEFPFSLGIHPYFRWNEEESIDDLFLIGSGFHQIKLGDYLLPERVLGGELLLNGELPLMGKSLDDLYGATGNETPYIGLFSMNKKEKLLISGGNFYQVYTPQDRRSIAIEPMTSTGNFLHFPGANPSLIKAHSEKKIEFSIRLDQF
- a CDS encoding LOG family protein, translated to MNDLAFENQSFLWGNEAGPIRILSEYLHPKAEFNEHGITDTIVVFGSARIPSQEKIQTENPSPLEGLSPYYEEAREFSRLISEWAEVLKLDVPNRNLLICTGGGPGIMEAGNRGAKEAGAKSVALNIVLPHEQHPNPYVNKELTFEFHYFFMRKLWFMKTCRGMIAFPGGFGTFDELFETLTLVQTGKKSRIPILLYGTKFWTEVINFKKLAEMKLISEEDLHLFGFADSPVEALRFFQEKIRFELTHSEGTKT
- the rpmB gene encoding 50S ribosomal protein L28; its protein translation is MARTCVVTGKGTTAGNNVSHSHKKNRRIWKVNVITKKIFLEDENRWVRVKISTRALRTLRKKGLKVAIKDHGGDISAITPKKYVGITPKAQPAT